The following are encoded together in the Panicum virgatum strain AP13 chromosome 6K, P.virgatum_v5, whole genome shotgun sequence genome:
- the LOC120712342 gene encoding DEAD-box ATP-dependent RNA helicase 29-like, which translates to MARLTPTKSKSTKKPKPSPSSGMDAAADPNAEPQRRPKRERSAGGGGGKKSGGSKKAKSGGFESMGLCEEVYRGVRHKGYRVPTPIQRKTMPLILAGADVAAMARTGSGKTAAFLLPMLHRLRRRDPGAGVRALILSPTRDLSMQTLKFTKQLGKFTDLRTSVIVGGDSMESQFEELAECPDIIIATPGRLMHHLNDVKDMTLRSVQYVVFDEADSLFSMGFAKHLHDILKKLSDTRQTLLFSATLPKALADFAKAGLRDPQIVRLDLDKKISPELKLVFFTLRQEEKLAALLYLVRERISSEEQTIIFVSTKHHVEFLNILFREEGLEPSLSYGAMDQEARMIHISKFRARKTMLLIVTDVAARGLDIPLLDNVVNWDFPAKPKLFVHRVGRVARQGRSGTAYTFVTSEDMPYLLDLHLFLSRPLKPAPTEEELLKDMDDINMKIDQAIANGESVYGRFPQTVLDLVSDGIKEVISGCTELIALEKPCANAFRLYLKTRAMPSKESIKRAKDLPREGLHPIFRDVLRSDELSALAFSERLKSFRPKQTILEAEGEAAKARNSKGSNQWLDVMKKKREVHEGIINLVHQKSSVDPRPEEEEDDISNWAKKEVCGMKRKSQSFRDEDYYISSVPQNQHLEAGLSVRNNEGFVESRLDAAVLDLVDDEASGMQAQKTRYHWMKNKFVKLNSGDRVTATGKIKTEGGAKIKASATGIYKRWQQRTHKSINIGGKSGHFAEEGASSTGGYHGGNKKHFPGGRGRRSIPNADVPSEIRNPEQMQKSRQQKATEITRLKNKSAKDGKFQKNRRPDGKGKGRGRGNGKGAGKGGFGKGPGKGGKGKGKVKGKGGR; encoded by the exons ATGGCTCGCCTGACCCCCACCAAGTCCAAATCAACCAAGAAGCCCAAGCCCTCGCCGTCCTCCGGCATGGACGCCGCGGCGGACCCGAACGCGGagccgcagcggcggccgaaGCGGGAGAGATcggcgggcgggggcggcggcaaaAAGTCCGGCGGGAGCAAGAAGGCCAAGTCGGGCGGGTTCGAGTCGATGGGGCTCTGCGAGGAGGTGTACCGCGGGGTGCGCCACAAGGGGTACCGCGTGCCCACGCCAATCCAGCGCAAGACCATGCCGCTCATCCTCGCGGGCGCCGacgtcgccgccatggcccgcACCGGCTCCGGGAAGACCGCCGCGTTCCTGCTGCCCATGctgcaccgcctccgccgccgcgacccgGGCGCCGGCGTCCGCGCGCTCATCCTCTCCCCCACGCGCGACCTCTCGATGCAGACGCTCAAGTTCACCAAGCAGCTCGGCAAGTTCACGG ACCTCAGAACCAGCGTAATTGTTGGTGGCGATAGCATGGAGAGTCAGTTTGAGGAGCTGGCAGAGTGCCCTGATATCATAATTGCCACGCCAGGCAGGCTCATGCACCATTTGAATGATGTTAAGGATATGACTCTTCGTTCAGTGCAATATGTTGTGTTTGATGAAGCTGATTCCTTGTTTAGCATGGGGTTCGCAAAGCACTTGCATGATATTCTGAAGAAGCTAAGTGATACACGACAAACATTGCTCTTTAGTGCCACTTTGCCGAAAGCCCTTGCAGACTTTGCAAAAGCTGGTCTGCGTGATCCGCAGATTGTCAGGCTCGATTTGGACAAAAAGATCAGTCCTGAGCTCAAGCTTGTCTTCTTCACACTGCGCCAGGAAGAGAAGCTTGCTGCCTTACTGTATTTGGTCAGGGAGCGCATCAGCTCCGAGGAGCAGACAATAATTTTTGTTTCAACCAAGCATCATGTAGAGTTCTTGAACATTTTGTTCAGAGAAGAGGGTTTAGAACCTTCCCTATCCTACGGTGCTATGGATCAAGAAGCTCGTATGATTCATATTTCAAAATTCAGGGCAAGGAAGACCATGCTACTTATTGTAACAGATGTTGCTGCAAGGGGCTTGGATATTCCATTGCTGGATAATGTAGTGAACTGGGACTTCCCCGCAAAGCCTAAGTTATTTGTTCATAGAGTTGGCCGAGTAGCTAGACAAGGTAGAAGTGGAACAGCATATACATTTGTCACCTCAGAGGACATGCCATACTTACTGGACCTACATCTTTTCCTTTCGAGGCCTCTCAAACCTGCTCCAACAGAAGAGGAGCTTCTAAAAGACATGGACGACATAAATATGAAAATCGATCAAGCCATTGCAAATGGGGAATCAGTGTATGGGCGTTTTCCTCAAACAGTCCTTGATCTTGTCTCTGATGGAATAAAAGAAGTCATTAGTGGTTGTACGGAGTTGATTGCATTGGAAAAGCCATGTGCTAATGCTTTCAGATTGTATCTGAAGACTCGTGCTATGCCTTCTAAAGAATCTATCAAAAGGGCAAAAGATTTACCTCGTGAGGGTCTTCATCCAATTTTCAGGGATGTTCTTCGGTCAGATGAGCTTTCAGCTCTTGCATTCTCAGAACGCCTGAAATCATTTAG ACCAAAGCAGACTATTTTAGAGGCTGAAGGTGAAGCTGCTAAAGCAAGAAACTCTAAG GGTTCAAATCAATGGCTAGACGTGATGAAGAAGAAACGAGAAGTTCATGAGGGAATTATAAATTTAGTTCACCAGAAGAGTTCTGTTGATCCAAGGCCAGAG gaagaagaggatgacatTTCAAATTGGGCAAAGAAAG AAGTTTGTGGTATGAAACGGAAGTCGCAGAGCTTTAGGGATGAGGACTACTACATAAGTTCAGTTCCTCAGAATCAA CATTTGGAAGCAGGGTTGTCAGTGAGGAACAATGAAGGATTCGTTGAAAGCAG ATTGGATGCTGCGGTTCTTGATTTAGTCGATGATGAAGCCTCTGGTATGCAAGCACAGAAAACTCGGTATCACTGGATGAAG aacaagtttgtcaaattgaACAGCGGGGATCGTGTGACAGCTACTGGAAAG ATTAAAACGGAAGGTGGTGCAAAGATAAAGGCATCAGCAACCGGGATCTATAAGAGATGGCAGCAGAGGACACACAAATCAATCAATATTGGTGGGAAATCTGGCCACTTTGCAGAAGAGGGTGCATCCAGTACAG GTGGGTATCATGGAGGGAACAAGAAACACTTCCCAGGGGGCCGCGGGCGCAGGTCCATACCGAATGCCGATGTGCCCTCCGAGATAAGGAACCCCGAGCAGATGCAGAAGAGTAGGCAGCAGAAGGCGACGGAGATCACGCGGTTGAAGAACAAATCCGCAAAGGATGGCAAGTTCCAGAAGAACCGGAGGCCTGatgggaaggggaaggggagggggagggggaacgGGAAGGGTGCCGGGAAAGGGGGATTTGGGAAAGGGCCCGGTAAAGGAGGGAAAGGCAAGGgcaaagtgaagggcaagggcGGCAGGTGA